In Melopsittacus undulatus isolate bMelUnd1 chromosome 20, bMelUnd1.mat.Z, whole genome shotgun sequence, a genomic segment contains:
- the PBXIP1 gene encoding pre-B-cell leukemia transcription factor-interacting protein 1 isoform X2 yields the protein MAEKPEPRDAEGSSREPVGTAVRAGPWAPGDAGPAPTVPPSPVLQGLPVETLGPELEQEEEDEGSQDPVAAAAVEAAAGSPVPTGPGLLLGQCGSLQHPEEHPEEHRDPGAKVPPDGSAEPGGAEQEEPDAEPDAEPDAEPDAEPDAEPPAAGHPLPGRARPSPEAPLEDGTCTSSEDDVEGLRRRRGHEPRSGLPLPVPALHRGAPGTGDEDGLSMSKYLLGAVALVAMGLLIVSGGIYDPADDPTEHIVNRDVAAGKQEPLLPIDSNASQKKLPPSGAGDPESPQSLSLLLDKLAKENQEIRLMQAELQAHREELQGLLQQSEGKAAAAGAQRQSLETENQRLRSVLEQEAAALREARAELQRVREAAAPEQPHVPNGDAVRRLASVRRELAAALARARGAGGLEALVAELGALEQRLGRELEAGGAWRKPFKAERKESKRHKRHSSGERERKGHSKPHGHGKDTRFPREHKQGKAWGKPSHGPPFSRYRAPQGCVGVAECAHKEGQEVLGAALEPVQKSQFLRLLEGFMGRLGWGQHFGGVAAQIDGAFGADGVFAHDRRRFTDFVEEVEEMLEEVARRERGDEDAADGFEEFVLRHYSSTGGKERGWRPPGTVG from the exons ATGGCGGAGAAACCGGAGCCCCGGGACGCGGAGGGCAGCAGCCGGGAGCCGGTGGGCACCGCGGTGAGAGCCGGGCCCTGGGCACCGGGGGACGCGGGGCCGGCACCGACGGTGCCACCATCCCCGGTCCTGCAGGGGCTGCCCGTGGAGACGCTGGGGccggagctggagcaggaggaggaggatgaaggcaGCCAGGACCCCGTTGCAG CAGCGGCCGTCGAGGCTGCAGCCGGTTCCCCCGTCCCCACAGGGCCCGGCCTCCTGCTGGGGCAATGCGGGAGCCTGC AGCACCCGGAGGAGCACCCGGAGGAGCACCGGGACCCCGGTGCCAAGGTCCCTCCGGACGGCTCCGCAGAGCCCGGTGGTGCCGAGCAGGAGGAGCCTGATGCTGAGCCCGATGCTGAGCCCGATGCTGAGCCCGATGCTGAGCCCGATGCTGAGCCCCCCGCTGCAGGTCACCCCCTCCCTGGACGTGCCCGTCCCTCCCCAGAGGCACCACTGGAGGACGGGACCTGCACCAGCAGTGAGGATGATGTGGAGGGGCTGCGGCGCCGGCGGGGCCATGAGCCCCGTTCTGGGCTGCCCCTTCCCGTGCCCGCCCTGCACCGGGGGGCTCCGGGCACCGGGGATGAGGATGGGCTCAGCATGAGCAAGTACCTGCTGGGGGCTGTGGCGCTGGTGGCCATGGGACTGCTGATTGTGTCCG GTGGCATCTACGACCCAGCAGATG ACCCCACAGAGCACATAGTGAACCGGGATGTGGCAGCCGGGAAGCAGGAGCCGCTGCTGCCCATTGACAGCAAT gCCTCGCAGAAGAAGCTGCCACCATCGGGTGCTGGTGACCCCGAGAGCCCTCAGTCCCTGAGCCTGCTCCTGGacaagctggccaaggagaaCCAGGAGATCCGGCtcatgcaggcagagctgcag gcccacagggaagagctgcaggggctgctgcagcagagcgAGGGCAAAGCGGCAGCGGCCGGAGCGCAGCGGCAGAGCCTGGAGACCGAGAACCAGCGGCTCCGGtcggtgctggagcaggaggcgGCGGCGCTGCGGGAGGCTCGGGCTGAGCTGCAGCGGGTGCGGGAGGCCGCGGCACCGGAGCAGCCCCATGTGCCCAACGGGGATGCGGTGCGGCGGTTGGCATCGGTGCGCCGGGAGCTGGCGGCGGCCCTGGCGCGGGCACGAGGTGCCGGGGGCCTCGAGGCGCTGGTGGCGGAGCTGGGAGCGCTGGAGCAGCGCCTGGGACGGGAGCTGGAGGCAGGGGGGGCATGGAGGAAGCCGTTCAAGGCTGAGAGGAAGGAGAGCAAGCGGCACAAGCGGCACAGCTCCGGTGAGCGCGAGAGGAAGGGGCACAGCAAACCCCATGGGCACGGCAAGGACACCCGGTTTCCCCGGGAGCACAAGCAGGGCAAAGCCTGGGGGAAGCCGTCTCACGGGCCCCCCTTCAGCCGGTACCGGGCGCCCCAGGGCTGCGTTGGGGTGGCCGAATGCGCCCACAAGGAGGGtcaggaggtgctgggggctgcGCTGGAGCCGGTGCAGAAGAGCCAGTTCCTGCGGCTGCTGGAGGGGTTCATGGGGCggctgggctgggggcagcACTTCGGGGGGGTGGCAGCGCAGATCGATGGGGCCTTCGGGGCCGATGGGGTCTTTGCCCACGACCGCCGGCGCTTCACTGACTTCgtggaggaggtggaggagatgctggaggAGGTGGCGCGGAGAGAGAGGGGTGATGAGGATGCGGCCGATGGCTTCGAGGAGTTCGTGCTGCGCCACTACAGCAG CACCGGTGGGAAGGAGCGAGGGTGGAGACCCCCCGGAACCGTCGGGTAG
- the PBXIP1 gene encoding pre-B-cell leukemia transcription factor-interacting protein 1 isoform X3 encodes MAEKPEPRDAEGSSREPVGTAVRAGPWAPGDAGPAPTVPPSPVLQGLPVETLGPELEQEEEDEGSQDPVAAAVEAAAGSPVPTGPGLLLGQCGSLQHPEEHPEEHRDPGAKVPPDGSAEPGGAEQEEPDAEPDAEPDAEPDAEPDAEPPAAGHPLPGRARPSPEAPLEDGTCTSSEDDVEGLRRRRGHEPRSGLPLPVPALHRGAPGTGDEDGLSMSKYLLGAVALVAMGLLIVSGGIYDPADDPTEHIVNRDVAAGKQEPLLPIDSNASQKKLPPSGAGDPESPQSLSLLLDKLAKENQEIRLMQAELQAHREELQGLLQQSEGKAAAAGAQRQSLETENQRLRSVLEQEAAALREARAELQRVREAAAPEQPHVPNGDAVRRLASVRRELAAALARARGAGGLEALVAELGALEQRLGRELEAGGAWRKPFKAERKESKRHKRHSSGERERKGHSKPHGHGKDTRFPREHKQGKAWGKPSHGPPFSRYRAPQGCVGVAECAHKEGQEVLGAALEPVQKSQFLRLLEGFMGRLGWGQHFGGVAAQIDGAFGADGVFAHDRRRFTDFVEEVEEMLEEVARRERGDEDAADGFEEFVLRHYSSTGGKERGWRPPGTVG; translated from the exons ATGGCGGAGAAACCGGAGCCCCGGGACGCGGAGGGCAGCAGCCGGGAGCCGGTGGGCACCGCGGTGAGAGCCGGGCCCTGGGCACCGGGGGACGCGGGGCCGGCACCGACGGTGCCACCATCCCCGGTCCTGCAGGGGCTGCCCGTGGAGACGCTGGGGccggagctggagcaggaggaggaggatgaaggcaGCCAGGACCCCGTTGCAG CGGCCGTCGAGGCTGCAGCCGGTTCCCCCGTCCCCACAGGGCCCGGCCTCCTGCTGGGGCAATGCGGGAGCCTGCAGCACCCGGAG GAGCACCCGGAGGAGCACCGGGACCCCGGTGCCAAGGTCCCTCCGGACGGCTCCGCAGAGCCCGGTGGTGCCGAGCAGGAGGAGCCTGATGCTGAGCCCGATGCTGAGCCCGATGCTGAGCCCGATGCTGAGCCCGATGCTGAGCCCCCCGCTGCAGGTCACCCCCTCCCTGGACGTGCCCGTCCCTCCCCAGAGGCACCACTGGAGGACGGGACCTGCACCAGCAGTGAGGATGATGTGGAGGGGCTGCGGCGCCGGCGGGGCCATGAGCCCCGTTCTGGGCTGCCCCTTCCCGTGCCCGCCCTGCACCGGGGGGCTCCGGGCACCGGGGATGAGGATGGGCTCAGCATGAGCAAGTACCTGCTGGGGGCTGTGGCGCTGGTGGCCATGGGACTGCTGATTGTGTCCG GTGGCATCTACGACCCAGCAGATG ACCCCACAGAGCACATAGTGAACCGGGATGTGGCAGCCGGGAAGCAGGAGCCGCTGCTGCCCATTGACAGCAAT gCCTCGCAGAAGAAGCTGCCACCATCGGGTGCTGGTGACCCCGAGAGCCCTCAGTCCCTGAGCCTGCTCCTGGacaagctggccaaggagaaCCAGGAGATCCGGCtcatgcaggcagagctgcag gcccacagggaagagctgcaggggctgctgcagcagagcgAGGGCAAAGCGGCAGCGGCCGGAGCGCAGCGGCAGAGCCTGGAGACCGAGAACCAGCGGCTCCGGtcggtgctggagcaggaggcgGCGGCGCTGCGGGAGGCTCGGGCTGAGCTGCAGCGGGTGCGGGAGGCCGCGGCACCGGAGCAGCCCCATGTGCCCAACGGGGATGCGGTGCGGCGGTTGGCATCGGTGCGCCGGGAGCTGGCGGCGGCCCTGGCGCGGGCACGAGGTGCCGGGGGCCTCGAGGCGCTGGTGGCGGAGCTGGGAGCGCTGGAGCAGCGCCTGGGACGGGAGCTGGAGGCAGGGGGGGCATGGAGGAAGCCGTTCAAGGCTGAGAGGAAGGAGAGCAAGCGGCACAAGCGGCACAGCTCCGGTGAGCGCGAGAGGAAGGGGCACAGCAAACCCCATGGGCACGGCAAGGACACCCGGTTTCCCCGGGAGCACAAGCAGGGCAAAGCCTGGGGGAAGCCGTCTCACGGGCCCCCCTTCAGCCGGTACCGGGCGCCCCAGGGCTGCGTTGGGGTGGCCGAATGCGCCCACAAGGAGGGtcaggaggtgctgggggctgcGCTGGAGCCGGTGCAGAAGAGCCAGTTCCTGCGGCTGCTGGAGGGGTTCATGGGGCggctgggctgggggcagcACTTCGGGGGGGTGGCAGCGCAGATCGATGGGGCCTTCGGGGCCGATGGGGTCTTTGCCCACGACCGCCGGCGCTTCACTGACTTCgtggaggaggtggaggagatgctggaggAGGTGGCGCGGAGAGAGAGGGGTGATGAGGATGCGGCCGATGGCTTCGAGGAGTTCGTGCTGCGCCACTACAGCAG CACCGGTGGGAAGGAGCGAGGGTGGAGACCCCCCGGAACCGTCGGGTAG
- the PBXIP1 gene encoding pre-B-cell leukemia transcription factor-interacting protein 1 isoform X7: protein MAEKPEPRDAEGSSREPVGTAVRAGPWAPGDAGPAPTVPPSPVLQGLPVETLGPELEQEEEDEGSQDPVAAAAVEAAAGSPVPTGPGLLLGQCGSLQHPEEHPEEHRDPGAKVPPDGSAEPGGAEQEEPDAEPDAEPPAAGHPLPGRARPSPEAPLEDGTCTSSEDDVEGLRRRRGHEPRSGLPLPVPALHRGAPGTGDEDGLSMSKYLLGAVALVAMGLLIVSGGIYDPADDPTEHIVNRDVAAGKQEPLLPIDSNASQKKLPPSGAGDPESPQSLSLLLDKLAKENQEIRLMQAELQAHREELQGLLQQSEGKAAAAGAQRQSLETENQRLRSVLEQEAAALREARAELQRVREAAAPEQPHVPNGDAVRRLASVRRELAAALARARGAGGLEALVAELGALEQRLGRELEAGGAWRKPFKAERKESKRHKRHSSGERERKGHSKPHGHGKDTRFPREHKQGKAWGKPSHGPPFSRYRAPQGCVGVAECAHKEGQEVLGAALEPVQKSQFLRLLEGFMGRLGWGQHFGGVAAQIDGAFGADGVFAHDRRRFTDFVEEVEEMLEEVARRERGDEDAADGFEEFVLRHYSSTGGKERGWRPPGTVG from the exons ATGGCGGAGAAACCGGAGCCCCGGGACGCGGAGGGCAGCAGCCGGGAGCCGGTGGGCACCGCGGTGAGAGCCGGGCCCTGGGCACCGGGGGACGCGGGGCCGGCACCGACGGTGCCACCATCCCCGGTCCTGCAGGGGCTGCCCGTGGAGACGCTGGGGccggagctggagcaggaggaggaggatgaaggcaGCCAGGACCCCGTTGCAG CAGCGGCCGTCGAGGCTGCAGCCGGTTCCCCCGTCCCCACAGGGCCCGGCCTCCTGCTGGGGCAATGCGGGAGCCTGC AGCACCCGGAGGAGCACCCGGAGGAGCACCGGGACCCCGGTGCCAAGGTCCCTCCGGACGGCTCCGCAGAGCCCGGTGGTGCCGAGCAGGAGGAGCCT GATGCTGAGCCCGATGCTGAGCCCCCCGCTGCAGGTCACCCCCTCCCTGGACGTGCCCGTCCCTCCCCAGAGGCACCACTGGAGGACGGGACCTGCACCAGCAGTGAGGATGATGTGGAGGGGCTGCGGCGCCGGCGGGGCCATGAGCCCCGTTCTGGGCTGCCCCTTCCCGTGCCCGCCCTGCACCGGGGGGCTCCGGGCACCGGGGATGAGGATGGGCTCAGCATGAGCAAGTACCTGCTGGGGGCTGTGGCGCTGGTGGCCATGGGACTGCTGATTGTGTCCG GTGGCATCTACGACCCAGCAGATG ACCCCACAGAGCACATAGTGAACCGGGATGTGGCAGCCGGGAAGCAGGAGCCGCTGCTGCCCATTGACAGCAAT gCCTCGCAGAAGAAGCTGCCACCATCGGGTGCTGGTGACCCCGAGAGCCCTCAGTCCCTGAGCCTGCTCCTGGacaagctggccaaggagaaCCAGGAGATCCGGCtcatgcaggcagagctgcag gcccacagggaagagctgcaggggctgctgcagcagagcgAGGGCAAAGCGGCAGCGGCCGGAGCGCAGCGGCAGAGCCTGGAGACCGAGAACCAGCGGCTCCGGtcggtgctggagcaggaggcgGCGGCGCTGCGGGAGGCTCGGGCTGAGCTGCAGCGGGTGCGGGAGGCCGCGGCACCGGAGCAGCCCCATGTGCCCAACGGGGATGCGGTGCGGCGGTTGGCATCGGTGCGCCGGGAGCTGGCGGCGGCCCTGGCGCGGGCACGAGGTGCCGGGGGCCTCGAGGCGCTGGTGGCGGAGCTGGGAGCGCTGGAGCAGCGCCTGGGACGGGAGCTGGAGGCAGGGGGGGCATGGAGGAAGCCGTTCAAGGCTGAGAGGAAGGAGAGCAAGCGGCACAAGCGGCACAGCTCCGGTGAGCGCGAGAGGAAGGGGCACAGCAAACCCCATGGGCACGGCAAGGACACCCGGTTTCCCCGGGAGCACAAGCAGGGCAAAGCCTGGGGGAAGCCGTCTCACGGGCCCCCCTTCAGCCGGTACCGGGCGCCCCAGGGCTGCGTTGGGGTGGCCGAATGCGCCCACAAGGAGGGtcaggaggtgctgggggctgcGCTGGAGCCGGTGCAGAAGAGCCAGTTCCTGCGGCTGCTGGAGGGGTTCATGGGGCggctgggctgggggcagcACTTCGGGGGGGTGGCAGCGCAGATCGATGGGGCCTTCGGGGCCGATGGGGTCTTTGCCCACGACCGCCGGCGCTTCACTGACTTCgtggaggaggtggaggagatgctggaggAGGTGGCGCGGAGAGAGAGGGGTGATGAGGATGCGGCCGATGGCTTCGAGGAGTTCGTGCTGCGCCACTACAGCAG CACCGGTGGGAAGGAGCGAGGGTGGAGACCCCCCGGAACCGTCGGGTAG
- the PBXIP1 gene encoding pre-B-cell leukemia transcription factor-interacting protein 1 isoform X5, translating into MAEKPEPRDAEGSSREPVGTAVRAGPWAPGDAGPAPTVPPSPVLQGLPVETLGPELEQEEEDEGSQDPVAAAAVEAAAGSPVPTGPGLLLGQCGSLQHPEEHPEEHRDPGAKVPPDGSAEPGGAEQEEPDAEPDAEPDAEPDAEPDAEPPAAGHPLPGRARPSPEAPLEDGTCTSSEDDVEGLRRRRGHEPRSGLPLPVPALHRGAPGTGDEDGLSMSKYLLGAVALVAMGLLIVSDPTEHIVNRDVAAGKQEPLLPIDSNASQKKLPPSGAGDPESPQSLSLLLDKLAKENQEIRLMQAELQAHREELQGLLQQSEGKAAAAGAQRQSLETENQRLRSVLEQEAAALREARAELQRVREAAAPEQPHVPNGDAVRRLASVRRELAAALARARGAGGLEALVAELGALEQRLGRELEAGGAWRKPFKAERKESKRHKRHSSGERERKGHSKPHGHGKDTRFPREHKQGKAWGKPSHGPPFSRYRAPQGCVGVAECAHKEGQEVLGAALEPVQKSQFLRLLEGFMGRLGWGQHFGGVAAQIDGAFGADGVFAHDRRRFTDFVEEVEEMLEEVARRERGDEDAADGFEEFVLRHYSSTGGKERGWRPPGTVG; encoded by the exons ATGGCGGAGAAACCGGAGCCCCGGGACGCGGAGGGCAGCAGCCGGGAGCCGGTGGGCACCGCGGTGAGAGCCGGGCCCTGGGCACCGGGGGACGCGGGGCCGGCACCGACGGTGCCACCATCCCCGGTCCTGCAGGGGCTGCCCGTGGAGACGCTGGGGccggagctggagcaggaggaggaggatgaaggcaGCCAGGACCCCGTTGCAG CAGCGGCCGTCGAGGCTGCAGCCGGTTCCCCCGTCCCCACAGGGCCCGGCCTCCTGCTGGGGCAATGCGGGAGCCTGCAGCACCCGGAG GAGCACCCGGAGGAGCACCGGGACCCCGGTGCCAAGGTCCCTCCGGACGGCTCCGCAGAGCCCGGTGGTGCCGAGCAGGAGGAGCCTGATGCTGAGCCCGATGCTGAGCCCGATGCTGAGCCCGATGCTGAGCCCGATGCTGAGCCCCCCGCTGCAGGTCACCCCCTCCCTGGACGTGCCCGTCCCTCCCCAGAGGCACCACTGGAGGACGGGACCTGCACCAGCAGTGAGGATGATGTGGAGGGGCTGCGGCGCCGGCGGGGCCATGAGCCCCGTTCTGGGCTGCCCCTTCCCGTGCCCGCCCTGCACCGGGGGGCTCCGGGCACCGGGGATGAGGATGGGCTCAGCATGAGCAAGTACCTGCTGGGGGCTGTGGCGCTGGTGGCCATGGGACTGCTGATTGTGTCCG ACCCCACAGAGCACATAGTGAACCGGGATGTGGCAGCCGGGAAGCAGGAGCCGCTGCTGCCCATTGACAGCAAT gCCTCGCAGAAGAAGCTGCCACCATCGGGTGCTGGTGACCCCGAGAGCCCTCAGTCCCTGAGCCTGCTCCTGGacaagctggccaaggagaaCCAGGAGATCCGGCtcatgcaggcagagctgcag gcccacagggaagagctgcaggggctgctgcagcagagcgAGGGCAAAGCGGCAGCGGCCGGAGCGCAGCGGCAGAGCCTGGAGACCGAGAACCAGCGGCTCCGGtcggtgctggagcaggaggcgGCGGCGCTGCGGGAGGCTCGGGCTGAGCTGCAGCGGGTGCGGGAGGCCGCGGCACCGGAGCAGCCCCATGTGCCCAACGGGGATGCGGTGCGGCGGTTGGCATCGGTGCGCCGGGAGCTGGCGGCGGCCCTGGCGCGGGCACGAGGTGCCGGGGGCCTCGAGGCGCTGGTGGCGGAGCTGGGAGCGCTGGAGCAGCGCCTGGGACGGGAGCTGGAGGCAGGGGGGGCATGGAGGAAGCCGTTCAAGGCTGAGAGGAAGGAGAGCAAGCGGCACAAGCGGCACAGCTCCGGTGAGCGCGAGAGGAAGGGGCACAGCAAACCCCATGGGCACGGCAAGGACACCCGGTTTCCCCGGGAGCACAAGCAGGGCAAAGCCTGGGGGAAGCCGTCTCACGGGCCCCCCTTCAGCCGGTACCGGGCGCCCCAGGGCTGCGTTGGGGTGGCCGAATGCGCCCACAAGGAGGGtcaggaggtgctgggggctgcGCTGGAGCCGGTGCAGAAGAGCCAGTTCCTGCGGCTGCTGGAGGGGTTCATGGGGCggctgggctgggggcagcACTTCGGGGGGGTGGCAGCGCAGATCGATGGGGCCTTCGGGGCCGATGGGGTCTTTGCCCACGACCGCCGGCGCTTCACTGACTTCgtggaggaggtggaggagatgctggaggAGGTGGCGCGGAGAGAGAGGGGTGATGAGGATGCGGCCGATGGCTTCGAGGAGTTCGTGCTGCGCCACTACAGCAG CACCGGTGGGAAGGAGCGAGGGTGGAGACCCCCCGGAACCGTCGGGTAG
- the PBXIP1 gene encoding pre-B-cell leukemia transcription factor-interacting protein 1 isoform X4, with product MAEKPEPRDAEGSSREPVGTAVRAGPWAPGDAGPAPTVPPSPVLQGLPVETLGPELEQEEEDEGSQDPVAAAVEAAAGSPVPTGPGLLLGQCGSLQHPEEHPEEHRDPGAKVPPDGSAEPGGAEQEEPDAEPDAEPDAEPDAEPDAEPPAAGHPLPGRARPSPEAPLEDGTCTSSEDDVEGLRRRRGHEPRSGLPLPVPALHRGAPGTGDEDGLSMSKYLLGAVALVAMGLLIVSGGIYDPADDPTEHIVNRDVAAGKQEPLLPIDSNASQKKLPPSGAGDPESPQSLSLLLDKLAKENQEIRLMQAELQAHREELQGLLQQSEGKAAAAGAQRQSLETENQRLRSVLEQEAAALREARAELQRVREAAAPEQPHVPNGDAVRRLASVRRELAAALARARGAGGLEALVAELGALEQRLGRELEAGGAWRKPFKAERKESKRHKRHSSGERERKGHSKPHGHGKDTRFPREHKQGKAWGKPSHGPPFSRYRAPQGCVGVAECAHKEGQEVLGAALEPVQKSQFLRLLEGFMGRLGWGQHFGGVAAQIDGAFGADGVFAHDRRRFTDFVEEVEEMLEEVARRERGDEDAADGFEEFVLRHYSSTGGKERGWRPPGTVG from the exons ATGGCGGAGAAACCGGAGCCCCGGGACGCGGAGGGCAGCAGCCGGGAGCCGGTGGGCACCGCGGTGAGAGCCGGGCCCTGGGCACCGGGGGACGCGGGGCCGGCACCGACGGTGCCACCATCCCCGGTCCTGCAGGGGCTGCCCGTGGAGACGCTGGGGccggagctggagcaggaggaggaggatgaaggcaGCCAGGACCCCGTTGCAG CGGCCGTCGAGGCTGCAGCCGGTTCCCCCGTCCCCACAGGGCCCGGCCTCCTGCTGGGGCAATGCGGGAGCCTGC AGCACCCGGAGGAGCACCCGGAGGAGCACCGGGACCCCGGTGCCAAGGTCCCTCCGGACGGCTCCGCAGAGCCCGGTGGTGCCGAGCAGGAGGAGCCTGATGCTGAGCCCGATGCTGAGCCCGATGCTGAGCCCGATGCTGAGCCCGATGCTGAGCCCCCCGCTGCAGGTCACCCCCTCCCTGGACGTGCCCGTCCCTCCCCAGAGGCACCACTGGAGGACGGGACCTGCACCAGCAGTGAGGATGATGTGGAGGGGCTGCGGCGCCGGCGGGGCCATGAGCCCCGTTCTGGGCTGCCCCTTCCCGTGCCCGCCCTGCACCGGGGGGCTCCGGGCACCGGGGATGAGGATGGGCTCAGCATGAGCAAGTACCTGCTGGGGGCTGTGGCGCTGGTGGCCATGGGACTGCTGATTGTGTCCG GTGGCATCTACGACCCAGCAGATG ACCCCACAGAGCACATAGTGAACCGGGATGTGGCAGCCGGGAAGCAGGAGCCGCTGCTGCCCATTGACAGCAAT gCCTCGCAGAAGAAGCTGCCACCATCGGGTGCTGGTGACCCCGAGAGCCCTCAGTCCCTGAGCCTGCTCCTGGacaagctggccaaggagaaCCAGGAGATCCGGCtcatgcaggcagagctgcag gcccacagggaagagctgcaggggctgctgcagcagagcgAGGGCAAAGCGGCAGCGGCCGGAGCGCAGCGGCAGAGCCTGGAGACCGAGAACCAGCGGCTCCGGtcggtgctggagcaggaggcgGCGGCGCTGCGGGAGGCTCGGGCTGAGCTGCAGCGGGTGCGGGAGGCCGCGGCACCGGAGCAGCCCCATGTGCCCAACGGGGATGCGGTGCGGCGGTTGGCATCGGTGCGCCGGGAGCTGGCGGCGGCCCTGGCGCGGGCACGAGGTGCCGGGGGCCTCGAGGCGCTGGTGGCGGAGCTGGGAGCGCTGGAGCAGCGCCTGGGACGGGAGCTGGAGGCAGGGGGGGCATGGAGGAAGCCGTTCAAGGCTGAGAGGAAGGAGAGCAAGCGGCACAAGCGGCACAGCTCCGGTGAGCGCGAGAGGAAGGGGCACAGCAAACCCCATGGGCACGGCAAGGACACCCGGTTTCCCCGGGAGCACAAGCAGGGCAAAGCCTGGGGGAAGCCGTCTCACGGGCCCCCCTTCAGCCGGTACCGGGCGCCCCAGGGCTGCGTTGGGGTGGCCGAATGCGCCCACAAGGAGGGtcaggaggtgctgggggctgcGCTGGAGCCGGTGCAGAAGAGCCAGTTCCTGCGGCTGCTGGAGGGGTTCATGGGGCggctgggctgggggcagcACTTCGGGGGGGTGGCAGCGCAGATCGATGGGGCCTTCGGGGCCGATGGGGTCTTTGCCCACGACCGCCGGCGCTTCACTGACTTCgtggaggaggtggaggagatgctggaggAGGTGGCGCGGAGAGAGAGGGGTGATGAGGATGCGGCCGATGGCTTCGAGGAGTTCGTGCTGCGCCACTACAGCAG CACCGGTGGGAAGGAGCGAGGGTGGAGACCCCCCGGAACCGTCGGGTAG